The Onthophagus taurus isolate NC chromosome 2, IU_Otau_3.0, whole genome shotgun sequence genome includes a window with the following:
- the LOC111419153 gene encoding gamma-aminobutyric acid receptor subunit beta isoform X5 has translation MGHSRVVWPAVLLALALKWAAAGTPDKYMGDVNISAILDSFSVSYDKRVRPNYGGPPVEVGVTMYVLSISSVSEVLMDFTLDFYFRQFWTDPRLAFRKRPGVEQLSVGSEFIKNIWVPDTFFVNEKQSYFHTATTSNEFIRIRHSGTITRSMRLTITASCPMNLQYFPMDRQLCHIEIESFGYTMRDIRYKWNSGSESIGISDGVELPQFRVLGHRQRETIAYLSTGNYSRLACEIQFVRSMGYYLIQIYIPSGLIVIISWVSFWLNRNATPARVALGVTTVLTMTTLMSSTNAALPKISYVKSIDVYLGTCFVMVFASLLEYATVGYMAKRIQMRKNRFLAIQKIAEQKKLNVDGPDGDHAPKQTEVRFKVHDPKAHSKGGTLESTVNGGRGGGGPDEEAAAPIPQHIIHPGKDINKLYGITPSDIDKYSRIVFPVCFVCFNLMYWIIYLHISDVVADDLVLLGEDK, from the exons ATGGGGCACAGCCGGGTGGTGTGGCCAGCCGTGCTGCTGGCCCTCGCCCTCAAATGGGCAGCTGCCGG GACCCCGGATAAGTACATGGGCGATGTGAACATATCTGCCATATTGGACTCTTTCAGTGTTAGTTACGATAAAAGAGTAAGACCCAACTACGGAG GCCCGCCCGTGGAGGTGGGAGTGACCATGTATGTGCTCAGTATCAGCTCCGTCTCCGAAGTGCTGATG GATTTCACGCTCGACTTCTACTTCCGGCAATTCTGGACGGACCCGAGACTGGCTTTCCGGAAAAGACCCGGTGTCGAACAACTCTCCGTCGGCTCGGAGTTCATCAAGAACATCTGGGTTCCCGACACCTTCTTCGTCAATGAAAAGCAGTCGTATTTTCACACGGCCACCACCTCGAACGAGTTCATCCGTATTCGTCATTCAGGCACAATAACTAGAAGTATGCG GTTAACAATAACAGCGTCATGCCCAATGAATCTTCAGTATTTCCCGATGGACCGTCAGCTATGTCATATAGAGATCGAAAGTT TCGGGTATACAATGCGAGATATCCGGTATAAATGGAACTCGGGGTCCGAGAGTATCGGCATAAGCGATGGAGTGGAGCTGCCCCAATTTCGGGTGCTGGGTCACCGGCAGAGGGAGACCATCGCTTACCTGTCCACAG GAAATTATTCGAGATTGGCGTGCGAGATCCAGTTTGTACGTTCCATGGGTTACTACCTCATACAGATCTACATCCCGTCCGGCCTTATCGTCATCATCTCGTGGGTGAGCTTTTGGTTAAATCGAAACGCGACACCCGCCCGTGTCGCTTTGGGTGTAACCACTGTGCTCACAATGACCACACTAATGTCTTCTACTAACGCAGCGTTACCCAAAATTTCGTACGTCAAATCGATCGACGTGTACTTGGGAACCTGCTTCGTCATGGTATTTGCCAGCCTTCTAG AGTACGCAACAGTGGGTTACATGGCTAAACGCATTCAAATGCGTAAAAACCGCTTCTTGGCTATACAGAAGATAGCGGAACAGAAAAAGCTTAACGTCGATGGCCCAGATGGTGATCATGCCCCTAAACAAACA GAGGTGCGGTTCAAAGTGCACGACCCCAAGGCTCATAGTAAAGGGGGCACATTGGAAAGTACAGTAAATGGGGGAAGAGGCGGCGGGGGCCCTGACGAAGAAGCCGCCGCCCCCATTCCACAACACATCATCCACCCGGGCAAAGACATCAACAAGCTGTACGGCATAACGCCCTCGGACATTGATAAATATTCGAGAATCGTGTTTCCCGTGTGCTTCGTGTGCTTCAATCTGATGTATTGGATTATCTACCTTCACATCTCGGACGTGGTGGCGGATGATCTGGTGCTTCTTGGGGAGGACAAGTAG
- the LOC111419153 gene encoding gamma-aminobutyric acid receptor subunit beta isoform X4 — MGHSRVVWPAVLLALALKWAAAGTPDKYMGDVNISAILDSFSVSYDKRVRPNYGGPPVEVGVTMYVLSISSLSEVKMDFTLDFYFRQFWTDPRLAFRKRPGVEQLSVGSEFIKNIWVPDTFFVNEKQSYFHTATTSNEFIRIRHSGTITRSMRLTITASCPMNLQYFPMDRQLCHIEIESFGYTMRDIRYKWNSGSESIGISDGVELPQFRVLGHRQRETIAYLSTGNYSRLACEIQFVRSMGYYLIQIYIPSGLIVIISWVSFWLNRNATPARVALGVTTVLTMTTLMSSTNAALPKISYVKSIDVYLGTCFVMVFASLLEYATVGYMAKRIQMRKNRFLAIQKIAEQKKLNVDGPDGDHAPKQTEVRFKVHDPKAHSKGGTLESTVNGGRGGGGPDEEAAAPIPQHIIHPGKDINKLYGITPSDIDKYSRIVFPVCFVCFNLMYWIIYLHISDVVADDLVLLGEDK; from the exons ATGGGGCACAGCCGGGTGGTGTGGCCAGCCGTGCTGCTGGCCCTCGCCCTCAAATGGGCAGCTGCCGG GACCCCGGATAAGTACATGGGCGATGTGAACATATCTGCCATATTGGACTCTTTCAGTGTTAGTTACGATAAAAGAGTAAGACCCAACTACGGAG GTCCGCCAGTGGAGGTGGGGGTCACCATGTACGTGTTGAGCATCAGCTCCCTGTCCGAGGTCAAAATG GATTTCACGCTCGACTTCTACTTCCGGCAATTCTGGACGGACCCGAGACTGGCTTTCCGGAAAAGACCCGGTGTCGAACAACTCTCCGTCGGCTCGGAGTTCATCAAGAACATCTGGGTTCCCGACACCTTCTTCGTCAATGAAAAGCAGTCGTATTTTCACACGGCCACCACCTCGAACGAGTTCATCCGTATTCGTCATTCAGGCACAATAACTAGAAGTATGCG GTTAACAATAACAGCGTCATGCCCAATGAATCTTCAGTATTTCCCGATGGACCGTCAGCTATGTCATATAGAGATCGAAAGTT TCGGGTATACAATGCGAGATATCCGGTATAAATGGAACTCGGGGTCCGAGAGTATCGGCATAAGCGATGGAGTGGAGCTGCCCCAATTTCGGGTGCTGGGTCACCGGCAGAGGGAGACCATCGCTTACCTGTCCACAG GAAATTATTCGAGATTGGCGTGCGAGATCCAGTTTGTACGTTCCATGGGTTACTACCTCATACAGATCTACATCCCGTCCGGCCTTATCGTCATCATCTCGTGGGTGAGCTTTTGGTTAAATCGAAACGCGACACCCGCCCGTGTCGCTTTGGGTGTAACCACTGTGCTCACAATGACCACACTAATGTCTTCTACTAACGCAGCGTTACCCAAAATTTCGTACGTCAAATCGATCGACGTGTACTTGGGAACCTGCTTCGTCATGGTATTTGCCAGCCTTCTAG AGTACGCAACAGTGGGTTACATGGCTAAACGCATTCAAATGCGTAAAAACCGCTTCTTGGCTATACAGAAGATAGCGGAACAGAAAAAGCTTAACGTCGATGGCCCAGATGGTGATCATGCCCCTAAACAAACA GAGGTGCGGTTCAAAGTGCACGACCCCAAGGCTCATAGTAAAGGGGGCACATTGGAAAGTACAGTAAATGGGGGAAGAGGCGGCGGGGGCCCTGACGAAGAAGCCGCCGCCCCCATTCCACAACACATCATCCACCCGGGCAAAGACATCAACAAGCTGTACGGCATAACGCCCTCGGACATTGATAAATATTCGAGAATCGTGTTTCCCGTGTGCTTCGTGTGCTTCAATCTGATGTATTGGATTATCTACCTTCACATCTCGGACGTGGTGGCGGATGATCTGGTGCTTCTTGGGGAGGACAAGTAG
- the LOC111419153 gene encoding gamma-aminobutyric acid receptor subunit beta isoform X3: MGHSRVVWPAVLLALALKWAAAGTPDKYMGDVNISAILDSFSVSYDKRVRPNYGGPPVEVGVTMYVLSISSLSEVQMDFTLDFYFRQFWTDPRLAFRKRPGVEQLSVGSEFIKNIWVPDTFFVNEKQSYFHTATTSNEFIRIRHSGTITRSMRLTITASCPMNLQYFPMDRQLCHIEIESFGYTMRDIRYKWNEGPNSVGVSNEVSLPQFKVLGHRQRAMEISLTTGNYSRLACEIQFVRSMGYYLIQIYIPSGLIVIISWVSFWLNRNATPARVALGVTTVLTMTTLMSSTNAALPKISYVKSIDVYLGTCFVMVFASLLEYATVGYMAKRIQMRKNRFLAIQKIAEQKKLNVDGPDGDHAPKQTEVRFKVHDPKAHSKGGTLESTVNGGRGGGGPDEEAAAPIPQHIIHPGKDINKLYGITPSDIDKYSRIVFPVCFVCFNLMYWIIYLHISDVVADDLVLLGEDK, from the exons ATGGGGCACAGCCGGGTGGTGTGGCCAGCCGTGCTGCTGGCCCTCGCCCTCAAATGGGCAGCTGCCGG GACCCCGGATAAGTACATGGGCGATGTGAACATATCTGCCATATTGGACTCTTTCAGTGTTAGTTACGATAAAAGAGTAAGACCCAACTACGGAG GCCCTCCCGTCGAGGTCGGAGTCACTATGTACGTGCTGAGCATCAGCTCGCTGTCCGAGGTCCAGATG GATTTCACGCTCGACTTCTACTTCCGGCAATTCTGGACGGACCCGAGACTGGCTTTCCGGAAAAGACCCGGTGTCGAACAACTCTCCGTCGGCTCGGAGTTCATCAAGAACATCTGGGTTCCCGACACCTTCTTCGTCAATGAAAAGCAGTCGTATTTTCACACGGCCACCACCTCGAACGAGTTCATCCGTATTCGTCATTCAGGCACAATAACTAGAAGTATGCG GTTAACAATAACAGCGTCATGCCCAATGAATCTTCAGTATTTCCCGATGGACCGTCAGCTATGTCATATAGAGATCGAAAGTT TCGGTTACACCATGCGAGATATCCGCTACAAGTGGAACGAGGGTCCGAATTCTGTGGGAGTGTCGAACGAGGTGTCACTCCCCCAATTTAAAGTGCTCGGTCACCGACAAAGGGCGATGGAGATCAGCCTTACCACAG GAAATTATTCGAGATTGGCGTGCGAGATCCAGTTTGTACGTTCCATGGGTTACTACCTCATACAGATCTACATCCCGTCCGGCCTTATCGTCATCATCTCGTGGGTGAGCTTTTGGTTAAATCGAAACGCGACACCCGCCCGTGTCGCTTTGGGTGTAACCACTGTGCTCACAATGACCACACTAATGTCTTCTACTAACGCAGCGTTACCCAAAATTTCGTACGTCAAATCGATCGACGTGTACTTGGGAACCTGCTTCGTCATGGTATTTGCCAGCCTTCTAG AGTACGCAACAGTGGGTTACATGGCTAAACGCATTCAAATGCGTAAAAACCGCTTCTTGGCTATACAGAAGATAGCGGAACAGAAAAAGCTTAACGTCGATGGCCCAGATGGTGATCATGCCCCTAAACAAACA GAGGTGCGGTTCAAAGTGCACGACCCCAAGGCTCATAGTAAAGGGGGCACATTGGAAAGTACAGTAAATGGGGGAAGAGGCGGCGGGGGCCCTGACGAAGAAGCCGCCGCCCCCATTCCACAACACATCATCCACCCGGGCAAAGACATCAACAAGCTGTACGGCATAACGCCCTCGGACATTGATAAATATTCGAGAATCGTGTTTCCCGTGTGCTTCGTGTGCTTCAATCTGATGTATTGGATTATCTACCTTCACATCTCGGACGTGGTGGCGGATGATCTGGTGCTTCTTGGGGAGGACAAGTAG
- the LOC111419153 gene encoding gamma-aminobutyric acid receptor subunit beta isoform X7: MGHSRVVWPAVLLALALKWAAAGTPDKYMGDVNISAILDSFSVSYDKRVRPNYGGPPVEVGVTMYVLSISSVSEVLMDFTLDFYFRQFWTDPRLAFRKRPGVEQLSVGSEFIKNIWVPDTFFVNEKQSYFHTATTSNEFIRIRHSGTITRSMRLTITASCPMNLQYFPMDRQLCHIEIESFGYTMRDIRYKWNEGPNSVGVSNEVSLPQFKVLGHRQRAMEISLTTGNYSRLACEIQFVRSMGYYLIQIYIPSGLIVIISWVSFWLNRNATPARVALGVTTVLTMTTLMSSTNAALPKISYVKSIDVYLGTCFVMVFASLLEYATVGYMAKRIQMRKNRFLAIQKIAEQKKLNVDGPDGDHAPKQTVRFKVHDPKAHSKGGTLESTVNGGRGGGGPDEEAAAPIPQHIIHPGKDINKLYGITPSDIDKYSRIVFPVCFVCFNLMYWIIYLHISDVVADDLVLLGEDK, translated from the exons ATGGGGCACAGCCGGGTGGTGTGGCCAGCCGTGCTGCTGGCCCTCGCCCTCAAATGGGCAGCTGCCGG GACCCCGGATAAGTACATGGGCGATGTGAACATATCTGCCATATTGGACTCTTTCAGTGTTAGTTACGATAAAAGAGTAAGACCCAACTACGGAG GCCCGCCCGTGGAGGTGGGAGTGACCATGTATGTGCTCAGTATCAGCTCCGTCTCCGAAGTGCTGATG GATTTCACGCTCGACTTCTACTTCCGGCAATTCTGGACGGACCCGAGACTGGCTTTCCGGAAAAGACCCGGTGTCGAACAACTCTCCGTCGGCTCGGAGTTCATCAAGAACATCTGGGTTCCCGACACCTTCTTCGTCAATGAAAAGCAGTCGTATTTTCACACGGCCACCACCTCGAACGAGTTCATCCGTATTCGTCATTCAGGCACAATAACTAGAAGTATGCG GTTAACAATAACAGCGTCATGCCCAATGAATCTTCAGTATTTCCCGATGGACCGTCAGCTATGTCATATAGAGATCGAAAGTT TCGGTTACACCATGCGAGATATCCGCTACAAGTGGAACGAGGGTCCGAATTCTGTGGGAGTGTCGAACGAGGTGTCACTCCCCCAATTTAAAGTGCTCGGTCACCGACAAAGGGCGATGGAGATCAGCCTTACCACAG GAAATTATTCGAGATTGGCGTGCGAGATCCAGTTTGTACGTTCCATGGGTTACTACCTCATACAGATCTACATCCCGTCCGGCCTTATCGTCATCATCTCGTGGGTGAGCTTTTGGTTAAATCGAAACGCGACACCCGCCCGTGTCGCTTTGGGTGTAACCACTGTGCTCACAATGACCACACTAATGTCTTCTACTAACGCAGCGTTACCCAAAATTTCGTACGTCAAATCGATCGACGTGTACTTGGGAACCTGCTTCGTCATGGTATTTGCCAGCCTTCTAG AGTACGCAACAGTGGGTTACATGGCTAAACGCATTCAAATGCGTAAAAACCGCTTCTTGGCTATACAGAAGATAGCGGAACAGAAAAAGCTTAACGTCGATGGCCCAGATGGTGATCATGCCCCTAAACAAACA GTGCGGTTCAAAGTGCACGACCCCAAGGCTCATAGTAAAGGGGGCACATTGGAAAGTACAGTAAATGGGGGAAGAGGCGGCGGGGGCCCTGACGAAGAAGCCGCCGCCCCCATTCCACAACACATCATCCACCCGGGCAAAGACATCAACAAGCTGTACGGCATAACGCCCTCGGACATTGATAAATATTCGAGAATCGTGTTTCCCGTGTGCTTCGTGTGCTTCAATCTGATGTATTGGATTATCTACCTTCACATCTCGGACGTGGTGGCGGATGATCTGGTGCTTCTTGGGGAGGACAAGTAG
- the LOC111419153 gene encoding gamma-aminobutyric acid receptor subunit beta isoform X9 — protein sequence MYVLSISSVSEVLMDFTLDFYFRQFWTDPRLAFRKRPGVEQLSVGSEFIKNIWVPDTFFVNEKQSYFHTATTSNEFIRIRHSGTITRSMRLTITASCPMNLQYFPMDRQLCHIEIESFGYTMRDIRYKWNEGPNSVGVSNEVSLPQFKVLGHRQRAMEISLTTGNYSRLACEIQFVRSMGYYLIQIYIPSGLIVIISWVSFWLNRNATPARVALGVTTVLTMTTLMSSTNAALPKISYVKSIDVYLGTCFVMVFASLLEYATVGYMAKRIQMRKNRFLAIQKIAEQKKLNVDGPDGDHAPKQTEVRFKVHDPKAHSKGGTLESTVNGGRGGGGPDEEAAAPIPQHIIHPGKDINKLYGITPSDIDKYSRIVFPVCFVCFNLMYWIIYLHISDVVADDLVLLGEDK from the exons ATGTATGTGCTCAGTATCAGCTCCGTCTCCGAAGTGCTGATG GATTTCACGCTCGACTTCTACTTCCGGCAATTCTGGACGGACCCGAGACTGGCTTTCCGGAAAAGACCCGGTGTCGAACAACTCTCCGTCGGCTCGGAGTTCATCAAGAACATCTGGGTTCCCGACACCTTCTTCGTCAATGAAAAGCAGTCGTATTTTCACACGGCCACCACCTCGAACGAGTTCATCCGTATTCGTCATTCAGGCACAATAACTAGAAGTATGCG GTTAACAATAACAGCGTCATGCCCAATGAATCTTCAGTATTTCCCGATGGACCGTCAGCTATGTCATATAGAGATCGAAAGTT TCGGTTACACCATGCGAGATATCCGCTACAAGTGGAACGAGGGTCCGAATTCTGTGGGAGTGTCGAACGAGGTGTCACTCCCCCAATTTAAAGTGCTCGGTCACCGACAAAGGGCGATGGAGATCAGCCTTACCACAG GAAATTATTCGAGATTGGCGTGCGAGATCCAGTTTGTACGTTCCATGGGTTACTACCTCATACAGATCTACATCCCGTCCGGCCTTATCGTCATCATCTCGTGGGTGAGCTTTTGGTTAAATCGAAACGCGACACCCGCCCGTGTCGCTTTGGGTGTAACCACTGTGCTCACAATGACCACACTAATGTCTTCTACTAACGCAGCGTTACCCAAAATTTCGTACGTCAAATCGATCGACGTGTACTTGGGAACCTGCTTCGTCATGGTATTTGCCAGCCTTCTAG AGTACGCAACAGTGGGTTACATGGCTAAACGCATTCAAATGCGTAAAAACCGCTTCTTGGCTATACAGAAGATAGCGGAACAGAAAAAGCTTAACGTCGATGGCCCAGATGGTGATCATGCCCCTAAACAAACA GAGGTGCGGTTCAAAGTGCACGACCCCAAGGCTCATAGTAAAGGGGGCACATTGGAAAGTACAGTAAATGGGGGAAGAGGCGGCGGGGGCCCTGACGAAGAAGCCGCCGCCCCCATTCCACAACACATCATCCACCCGGGCAAAGACATCAACAAGCTGTACGGCATAACGCCCTCGGACATTGATAAATATTCGAGAATCGTGTTTCCCGTGTGCTTCGTGTGCTTCAATCTGATGTATTGGATTATCTACCTTCACATCTCGGACGTGGTGGCGGATGATCTGGTGCTTCTTGGGGAGGACAAGTAG
- the LOC111419153 gene encoding gamma-aminobutyric acid receptor subunit beta isoform X2, which yields MGHSRVVWPAVLLALALKWAAAGTPDKYMGDVNISAILDSFSVSYDKRVRPNYGGPPVEVGVTMYVLSISSVSEVLMDFTLDFYFRQFWTDPRLAFRKRPGVEQLSVGSEFIKNIWVPDTFFVNEKQSYFHTATTSNEFIRIRHSGTITRSMRLTITASCPMNLQYFPMDRQLCHIEIESFGYTMRDIRYKWNEGPNSVGVSNEVSLPQFKVLGHRQRAMEISLTTGNYSRLACEIQFVRSMGYYLIQIYIPSGLIVIISWVSFWLNRNATPARVALGVTTVLTMTTLMSSTNAALPKISYVKSIDVYLGTCFVMVFASLLEYATVGYMAKRIQMRKNRFLAIQKIAEQKKLNVDGPDGDHAPKQTEVRFKVHDPKAHSKGGTLESTVNGGRGGGGPDEEAAAPIPQHIIHPGKDINKLYGITPSDIDKYSRIVFPVCFVCFNLMYWIIYLHISDVVADDLVLLGEDK from the exons ATGGGGCACAGCCGGGTGGTGTGGCCAGCCGTGCTGCTGGCCCTCGCCCTCAAATGGGCAGCTGCCGG GACCCCGGATAAGTACATGGGCGATGTGAACATATCTGCCATATTGGACTCTTTCAGTGTTAGTTACGATAAAAGAGTAAGACCCAACTACGGAG GCCCGCCCGTGGAGGTGGGAGTGACCATGTATGTGCTCAGTATCAGCTCCGTCTCCGAAGTGCTGATG GATTTCACGCTCGACTTCTACTTCCGGCAATTCTGGACGGACCCGAGACTGGCTTTCCGGAAAAGACCCGGTGTCGAACAACTCTCCGTCGGCTCGGAGTTCATCAAGAACATCTGGGTTCCCGACACCTTCTTCGTCAATGAAAAGCAGTCGTATTTTCACACGGCCACCACCTCGAACGAGTTCATCCGTATTCGTCATTCAGGCACAATAACTAGAAGTATGCG GTTAACAATAACAGCGTCATGCCCAATGAATCTTCAGTATTTCCCGATGGACCGTCAGCTATGTCATATAGAGATCGAAAGTT TCGGTTACACCATGCGAGATATCCGCTACAAGTGGAACGAGGGTCCGAATTCTGTGGGAGTGTCGAACGAGGTGTCACTCCCCCAATTTAAAGTGCTCGGTCACCGACAAAGGGCGATGGAGATCAGCCTTACCACAG GAAATTATTCGAGATTGGCGTGCGAGATCCAGTTTGTACGTTCCATGGGTTACTACCTCATACAGATCTACATCCCGTCCGGCCTTATCGTCATCATCTCGTGGGTGAGCTTTTGGTTAAATCGAAACGCGACACCCGCCCGTGTCGCTTTGGGTGTAACCACTGTGCTCACAATGACCACACTAATGTCTTCTACTAACGCAGCGTTACCCAAAATTTCGTACGTCAAATCGATCGACGTGTACTTGGGAACCTGCTTCGTCATGGTATTTGCCAGCCTTCTAG AGTACGCAACAGTGGGTTACATGGCTAAACGCATTCAAATGCGTAAAAACCGCTTCTTGGCTATACAGAAGATAGCGGAACAGAAAAAGCTTAACGTCGATGGCCCAGATGGTGATCATGCCCCTAAACAAACA GAGGTGCGGTTCAAAGTGCACGACCCCAAGGCTCATAGTAAAGGGGGCACATTGGAAAGTACAGTAAATGGGGGAAGAGGCGGCGGGGGCCCTGACGAAGAAGCCGCCGCCCCCATTCCACAACACATCATCCACCCGGGCAAAGACATCAACAAGCTGTACGGCATAACGCCCTCGGACATTGATAAATATTCGAGAATCGTGTTTCCCGTGTGCTTCGTGTGCTTCAATCTGATGTATTGGATTATCTACCTTCACATCTCGGACGTGGTGGCGGATGATCTGGTGCTTCTTGGGGAGGACAAGTAG
- the LOC111419153 gene encoding gamma-aminobutyric acid receptor subunit beta isoform X8 has translation MGHSRVVWPAVLLALALKWAAAGTPDKYMGDVNISAILDSFSVSYDKRVRPNYGGPPVEVGVTMYVLSISSLSEVQMDFTLDFYFRQFWTDPRLAFRKRPGVEQLSVGSEFIKNIWVPDTFFVNEKQSYFHTATTSNEFIRIRHSGTITRSMRLTITASCPMNLQYFPMDRQLCHIEIESFGYTMRDIRYKWNEGPNSVGVSNEVSLPQFKVLGHRQRAMEISLTTGNYSRLACEIQFVRSMGYYLIQIYIPSGLIVIISWVSFWLNRNATPARVALGVTTVLTMTTLMSSTNAALPKISYVKSIDVYLGTCFVMVFASLLEYATVGYMAKRIQMRKNRFLAIQKIAEQKKLNVDGPDGDHAPKQTVRFKVHDPKAHSKGGTLESTVNGGRGGGGPDEEAAAPIPQHIIHPGKDINKLYGITPSDIDKYSRIVFPVCFVCFNLMYWIIYLHISDVVADDLVLLGEDK, from the exons ATGGGGCACAGCCGGGTGGTGTGGCCAGCCGTGCTGCTGGCCCTCGCCCTCAAATGGGCAGCTGCCGG GACCCCGGATAAGTACATGGGCGATGTGAACATATCTGCCATATTGGACTCTTTCAGTGTTAGTTACGATAAAAGAGTAAGACCCAACTACGGAG GCCCTCCCGTCGAGGTCGGAGTCACTATGTACGTGCTGAGCATCAGCTCGCTGTCCGAGGTCCAGATG GATTTCACGCTCGACTTCTACTTCCGGCAATTCTGGACGGACCCGAGACTGGCTTTCCGGAAAAGACCCGGTGTCGAACAACTCTCCGTCGGCTCGGAGTTCATCAAGAACATCTGGGTTCCCGACACCTTCTTCGTCAATGAAAAGCAGTCGTATTTTCACACGGCCACCACCTCGAACGAGTTCATCCGTATTCGTCATTCAGGCACAATAACTAGAAGTATGCG GTTAACAATAACAGCGTCATGCCCAATGAATCTTCAGTATTTCCCGATGGACCGTCAGCTATGTCATATAGAGATCGAAAGTT TCGGTTACACCATGCGAGATATCCGCTACAAGTGGAACGAGGGTCCGAATTCTGTGGGAGTGTCGAACGAGGTGTCACTCCCCCAATTTAAAGTGCTCGGTCACCGACAAAGGGCGATGGAGATCAGCCTTACCACAG GAAATTATTCGAGATTGGCGTGCGAGATCCAGTTTGTACGTTCCATGGGTTACTACCTCATACAGATCTACATCCCGTCCGGCCTTATCGTCATCATCTCGTGGGTGAGCTTTTGGTTAAATCGAAACGCGACACCCGCCCGTGTCGCTTTGGGTGTAACCACTGTGCTCACAATGACCACACTAATGTCTTCTACTAACGCAGCGTTACCCAAAATTTCGTACGTCAAATCGATCGACGTGTACTTGGGAACCTGCTTCGTCATGGTATTTGCCAGCCTTCTAG AGTACGCAACAGTGGGTTACATGGCTAAACGCATTCAAATGCGTAAAAACCGCTTCTTGGCTATACAGAAGATAGCGGAACAGAAAAAGCTTAACGTCGATGGCCCAGATGGTGATCATGCCCCTAAACAAACA GTGCGGTTCAAAGTGCACGACCCCAAGGCTCATAGTAAAGGGGGCACATTGGAAAGTACAGTAAATGGGGGAAGAGGCGGCGGGGGCCCTGACGAAGAAGCCGCCGCCCCCATTCCACAACACATCATCCACCCGGGCAAAGACATCAACAAGCTGTACGGCATAACGCCCTCGGACATTGATAAATATTCGAGAATCGTGTTTCCCGTGTGCTTCGTGTGCTTCAATCTGATGTATTGGATTATCTACCTTCACATCTCGGACGTGGTGGCGGATGATCTGGTGCTTCTTGGGGAGGACAAGTAG